In one Epinephelus moara isolate mb chromosome 6, YSFRI_EMoa_1.0, whole genome shotgun sequence genomic region, the following are encoded:
- the LOC126392196 gene encoding zinc finger protein Xfin-like isoform X1: MQSLKAFLSERLTAAAEEIFGAVEKTIAEYKEEISRSKDVEISRLRMQLKLLKSVLLFVFHPEPLLDRSLGAQMQQLTHHHHHHPPPPPPPPPQHHQSVPAVEPPESHHCEEEDEGSSMEQEHPEPSEVKKEQQLKSHRDFWMAHNAEQLESLESDIKDFISSPSSLKNSLQDPTLHFHPYHNNHGEESKDKPYCCSVCEKRFSNCSHLAAHIRTHTGERPYRCEICRKTFITTSALNRHQTIHTEGKHFVCNYCGKSFKWMESLGRHMRSVHKRDSLPDSQ; this comes from the exons ATGCAGTCACTGAAAGCTTTCCTCAGCGAGAGACTGACAGCTGCGGCGGAGGAGATatttggagctgtggagaagacAATAGCCGAGTACAAAGAGGAGATATCTCGCTCAAAAGATGTAGAAATCAGTCGTCTGAGGATGCAGCTGAAGCTTCTCAAGTCAG TGTTATTATTTGTCTTCCACCCAGAGCCTTTGTTGGACAGAAGCCTCGGAGCTCAGATGCAGCAGCTCacccatcaccaccaccaccaccctcctcctcctcctcctcctcctcctcagcaccACCAGTCTGTCCCTGCAGTGGAGCCTCCTGAGTCCCATcactgtgaggaggaggatgagggcaGCAGCATGGAGCAGGAGCACCCAGAGCCCTCAGAGGTgaagaaggagcagcagctgaagAGCCACAGGGACTTCTGGATGGCTCACAATGCAGAGCAGCTCGAAAGCCTCGAGTCAGACATCAAAGACTTCATCTCGTCTCCTTCCAGCCTGAAAAACAGCCTGCAGGACCCCACCTTACACTTCCACCCTTACCACAACAACCACGGCGAGGAGAGCAAGGACAAACCctactgctgctctgtgtgcGAGAAGCGTTTCAGTAACTGCTCCCACCTGGCTGCTCACATCAGGACACACACAGGGGAGAGGCCTTACAGATGTGAGATATGCAGGAAGACTTTTATCACAACCAGCGCTCTGAACAGACACCAGACTATACACACTGAAGGGAAACACTTTGTCTGTAATTACTGTGGCAAATCCTTCAAGTGGATGGAGTCTCTTGGCAGGCACATGAGAAGTGTGCATAAGAGAGACAGTTTGCCTGACTCTCAGTGA
- the LOC126392196 gene encoding zinc finger protein Xfin-like isoform X2, giving the protein MQSLKAFLSERLTAAAEEIFGAVEKTIAEYKEEISRSKDVEISRLRMQLKLLKSEPLLDRSLGAQMQQLTHHHHHHPPPPPPPPPQHHQSVPAVEPPESHHCEEEDEGSSMEQEHPEPSEVKKEQQLKSHRDFWMAHNAEQLESLESDIKDFISSPSSLKNSLQDPTLHFHPYHNNHGEESKDKPYCCSVCEKRFSNCSHLAAHIRTHTGERPYRCEICRKTFITTSALNRHQTIHTEGKHFVCNYCGKSFKWMESLGRHMRSVHKRDSLPDSQ; this is encoded by the exons ATGCAGTCACTGAAAGCTTTCCTCAGCGAGAGACTGACAGCTGCGGCGGAGGAGATatttggagctgtggagaagacAATAGCCGAGTACAAAGAGGAGATATCTCGCTCAAAAGATGTAGAAATCAGTCGTCTGAGGATGCAGCTGAAGCTTCTCAAGTCAG AGCCTTTGTTGGACAGAAGCCTCGGAGCTCAGATGCAGCAGCTCacccatcaccaccaccaccaccctcctcctcctcctcctcctcctcctcagcaccACCAGTCTGTCCCTGCAGTGGAGCCTCCTGAGTCCCATcactgtgaggaggaggatgagggcaGCAGCATGGAGCAGGAGCACCCAGAGCCCTCAGAGGTgaagaaggagcagcagctgaagAGCCACAGGGACTTCTGGATGGCTCACAATGCAGAGCAGCTCGAAAGCCTCGAGTCAGACATCAAAGACTTCATCTCGTCTCCTTCCAGCCTGAAAAACAGCCTGCAGGACCCCACCTTACACTTCCACCCTTACCACAACAACCACGGCGAGGAGAGCAAGGACAAACCctactgctgctctgtgtgcGAGAAGCGTTTCAGTAACTGCTCCCACCTGGCTGCTCACATCAGGACACACACAGGGGAGAGGCCTTACAGATGTGAGATATGCAGGAAGACTTTTATCACAACCAGCGCTCTGAACAGACACCAGACTATACACACTGAAGGGAAACACTTTGTCTGTAATTACTGTGGCAAATCCTTCAAGTGGATGGAGTCTCTTGGCAGGCACATGAGAAGTGTGCATAAGAGAGACAGTTTGCCTGACTCTCAGTGA